Proteins from a genomic interval of Trifolium pratense cultivar HEN17-A07 linkage group LG6, ARS_RC_1.1, whole genome shotgun sequence:
- the LOC123892372 gene encoding G-type lectin S-receptor-like serine/threonine-protein kinase SD1-13, producing MDFNNYTNMFLFFILSMLCFDFIDVSVAIDTITSTQFIKDPETLSSKSGKFILGFFSPENSTNRYVGIWWQPQFTVVSVLNRDQPLEDSSGVVKISDDGNDLVVLNGKKEVIWTSNVPNTAANSSSKLLDTGNLVLVEGATGKTTWESFKHPSNVILPNMKVTGNKITGEKVKLTSWKTPFDPSIGSFTLSVERLLIPEVFIWNETRPYWRTGPWNGKIFTGVRHMKTHYLSGIRVTDDGEGNVSFFEITTDTVGLLIYTLTSEGNCEQKQSDDKKKEYTFLIIDYSL from the coding sequence ATGGATTTCAACAACTACACAAATATGTTTCTGTTCTTCATTTTGAGCATGctatgttttgattttataGATGTCAGTGTTGCCATAGACACTATTACATCAACTCAGTTTATCAAGGATCCTGAAACTCTAAGCTCCAAGAGTGGTAAATTCATCTTAGGCTTCTTCAGCCCTGAAAATTCTACGAATCGTTATGTCGGAATTTGGTGGCAGCCACAGTTCACAGTTGTATCGGTGCTTAACAGAGACCAACCTCTCGAAGATTCTTCTGGTGTTGTTAAAATATCTGATGATGGTAATGATCTTGTGGTACTGAATGGAAAGAAAGAGGTGATTTGGACATCAAATGTGCCGAATACCGCAGCCAATTCAAGTTCTAAACTTTTGGATACAGGCAACCTTGTACTAGTTGAAGGCGCAACAGGAAAAACTACATGGGAGAGTTTCAAACATCCTTCAAATGTAATATTGCCAAACATGAAAGTTACAGGCAACAAAATAACAGGTGAGAAAGTAAAACTCACATCATGGAAAACACCATTTGATCCATCTATTGGAAGCTTCACTTTAAGTGTTGAAAGACTTCTTATACCTGAAGTTTTCATTTGGAATGAAACTCGGCCATATTGGCGCACCGGTCCTTGGAATGGTAAGATTTTTACAGGGGTTCGTCATATGAAAACTCATTATCTCAGTGGTATACGTGTTACAGATGATGGAGAAGGAAATGTTTCGTTCTTTGAAATAACGACGGATACAGTTGGTCTCCTAATCTATACACTGACTTCAGAAGGAAATTGTGAACAGAAGCAGTCGGATGATAAGAAGAAAGAATATACCTTCTTGATTATAGATTATAGTTTATAG
- the LOC123888828 gene encoding protein PYRICULARIA ORYZAE RESISTANCE 21-like, which produces MEQKVAIMKLKADLQCRKCYKKVKKVLCKYPQIRDQIYDEKNGIVTIRVVCCSPEKVRDNICCSGGGIIKSIEIVQPPKPKPAPEKPKDHDKKPEGEKKPNPGPPIDPQPKQNPAPAPAPAPVPVAAAPAVMFPHTTPMSVLSYPPQVVPYGFGYGFGQGGPPEVYGRPIYDSYGWSGPCYVGHHHDCLREEEASTCTIS; this is translated from the exons ATGGAGCAGAAG GTTGCCATAATGAAGCTTAAGGCTGACCTTCAATGTAGAAAATGTTATAAGAAAGTCAAGAAGGTTCTTTGCAAATACCCTC AAATTCGAGATCAAATATATGATGAGAAGAATGGTATAGTGACCATAAGAGTAGTATGCTGCAGCCCAGAGAAGGTAAGAGACAATATTTGTTGTTCAGGTGGTGGCATAATCAAGAGCATAGAAATAGTGCAACCACCAAAGCCCAAACCAGCACCCGAAAAGCCCAAAGATCACGATAAAAAGCCCGAAGGTGAAAAAAAGCCCAATCCTGGACCACCTATTGATCCTCAACCTAAACAAAATCCAGCTCCGGCTCCAGCACCGGCTCCAGTTCCGGTTGCGGCCGCACCGGCGGTAATGTTTCCTCATACAACACCAATGTCAGTTCTATCATATCCTCCACAAGTTGTTCCTTATGGATTTGGTTATGGGTTTGGGCAAGGTGGGCCTCCAGAAGTTTATGGGAGGCCCATATACGATAGCTATGGATGGAGTGGGCCTTGTTATGTGGGCCATCACCATGATTGCTTGCGTGAAGAAGAGGCATCAACGTGTACAATAAGTTGA
- the LOC123892371 gene encoding G-type lectin S-receptor-like serine/threonine-protein kinase At1g11300, whose amino-acid sequence IFNCLTFQCSGYMSPEYAMQGLFSDKSDVFSFGVLLLEIISGRRNSKFYDCENSLTLLGFVWIQWTEDNILSLIDPEIYDPIHYKYMFRSIHIGLLCVQEFSIDRPTMAAVTSMLNSEILDLPPPKKPAFILRQNMLSSLSSDENNDGLHSINLVSISDLQGR is encoded by the exons ATATTCAATTGTCTTACATTTCAATGCAGTGGCTATATGTCTCCAGAATACGCAATGCAAGGACTGTTTTCCGATAAATCTGATGTGTTTAGCTTTGGAGTTTTGCTTCTTGAGATAATAAGCGGACGacgaaattcaaaattttatgatTGCGAGAATTCTCTAACCCTTTTAGGATTT GTGTGGATACAATGGACAGAAGACAATATTTTATCTCTCATAGATCCAGAAATATATGATCCTATccattataaatatatgtttaggTCCATACACATAGGACTTCTGTGTGTACAGGAATTTTCCATAGACAGACCAACTATGGCTGCTGTAACTTCAATGCTTAATAGTGAGATTTTAGATCTTCCTCCTCCAAAGAAACCTGCATTCATACTGAGACAGAATATGCTAAGCTCATTGTCGTCTGACGAGAACAATGATGGCTTGCATTCTATCAACTTAGTCAGTATTTCAGACCTCCAGGGAAGATAG
- the LOC123893291 gene encoding FBD-associated F-box protein At4g10400-like has translation MSRSIPTEDRISSLPDPILHHILSFLPTKFAATTTILSKRWNPLWLSIPTLNFDDTSFEDYISFRHFVSTVFLLRDITLPIRSFNLNCLPSNPYDINRFVYAAVQRGGIEKLDLEMYGVKVKLPDSIFSCKTLVVLHLRGVKLNDVIVDLPHLKTLHLSRVSFQSVEYLTKFLSRCLILEELHLKYLLIDSDELVLEENFQYLPNLIRANITNGLRPFQYLRVGLDVLLFTLCCKAEVLHAQLDMKYLNTRYHQFPMCHNLIHMELNLVINHTEKWKRLLEVLNHCPKIQNLTIHKFRIGYESLDNWTDPTIVPECLSTQLRTCLLKDYRNTECEIQFAKFILQNSKVLNTMSIKSNTSLDLNVKHQMITKLTSSRRASTTCELLFD, from the exons ATGTCAAGATCAATTCCAACAGAAGATAGAATTAGCTCACTGCCAGATCCAATTCTGCATCACATCCTTTCATTTCTCCCAACCAAATTTGCTGCAACCACAACCATTCTCTCAAAGAGATGGAATCCACTATGGCTCTCTATTCCAACTCTCAACTTCGACGACACATCATTTGAAGACTACATCTCCTTTCGCCATTTTGTGTCTACTGTATTTCTCTTACGAGACATCACTTTACCCATCCGATCATTCAACCTCAACTGTTTGCCCTCGAACCCATATGACATTAATCGATTTGTTTATGCCGCTGTACAACGAGGAGGAATCGAGAAACTCGATCTCGAAATGTATGGCGTAAAAGTCAAATTACCTGATAGCATTTTCAGTTGTAAGACACTTGTCGTTCTTCATTTGAGAGGGGTAAAACTGAATGATGTGATCGTGGATTTACCTCACCTCAAAACTCTCCATTTGTCTCGTGTATCTTTCCAAAGTGTTGAATATCTTACAAAGTTTCTATCAAGATGTCTCATTCTAGAGGAATTGCATCTAAAATATTTACTAATTGATAGTGACGAACTTGTTTTAGAGGAAAACTTTCAATACTTACCGAATTTGATCAGAGCAAACATTACTAATGGCTTGCGTCCGTTTCAATACCTTAGAGTCGGTTTGGATGTTCTTCTATTTACTTTGTGTTGCAAGGCAGAGGTTCTCCATGCACAACTG GACATGAAATACTTGAACACCAGATACCACCAATTTCCTATGTGTCACAATCTAATCCACATGGAGCTTAATCTGGTTATTAATCATACTGAGAAGTGGAAGCGGTTGCTGGAAGTGCTGAATCATTGtcccaaaattcaaaatcttaCCATTCATAAG TTTAGGATTGGATATGAAAGTTTGGATAATTGGACGGATCCAACAATTGTTCCGGAATGTCTCTCAACACAGCTCAGAACATGCTTGCTTAAAGACTATAGAAACACAGAATGTGAGATtcaatttgcaaaatttattttgCAGAATTCGAAAGTACTAAACACAATGTCAATTAAGAGTAACACTTCCCTAGATCTAAATGTCAAGCACCAAATGATAACAAAATTAACTTCATCCAGAAGGGCCTCAACAACATGTGAACTCTTATTTGATTGA